DNA sequence from the Streptomyces sp. CA-210063 genome:
AACACCTATGTGCTGTCCATGATGACCTCGGACGGATCGCTCACCCCGCGTCGTTCGGTGCTCATCCTCTGGGGCGTCCTCACCGGTGTCACCGCCGTCGTCCTCATGCTCGCCGGCGGACTGAACGCCCTGCAGAACACCGTCATCGTGACGTCCCTGCCGTTCCTCGTGATCATCGCCGGTCTGGCGGTGTCCTTCTGGAAAGAGCTGCGCGCGGACAGAAAAGAGCTGCGCGCGGACACGAAGGAGAAGCTCGATGTCGCACTCTGACGTCCGTCGTGGGCTCATCGAGAAGGTGTGGGCCGCGGCCTGGGGCCAGGGGGACGTCGATGCCCTCGACGCGCTGCTGAGCCCCGCGTACCTCCGCCACGGTGGAGACCCGCACCCGCAGGACCTGAACGCCTTCAAGGCCGCGGTCGTCTCGACCCGAGCCGCCTTTCCGGACCTGGTCACGACCATCGACGACATCGTGGTCGAAGGCGACAGGGCCGCGATCCGCTGGCACAGCGGCGGAACCCATGAGAACTCGTTCCTCGGCGTCCCCTCCACCAAGCGGCGGGTCGAGGTCAGCGGCGCCACGTTCGCCCGCTTCGAGGGGGACCGGATCGTCGAGGAGCACGTGACATGGGATCCCCGGGCGCTGCTCTCGGCGCTGGGCGTCATCCGGGTGGGACAGGACTGACGATCAAGATGACTAGGAGCAGCTCCATGGCCCCGCTTGCCTCCAAGCCCGACCTCGCTGTGATGAAGCAGGTCAACCGGCAGTTCGTCACCGGTGTCACGGTCGTGACCGCGATGGACGGAGAGACCCCCAGAGGGCTGGCCGTCAACGCGTTCTCGAGCATCTCGCTCGACCCGGCCACCGTGATGGTGTGCGTCCAGCGCACCTCGTCCACCCACGACTGCCTGTTCCGGGCGGACCACCTCGCGATCAACATCCTGTCCACGGACCAACTCGACGTTGTCGCTACGTTCGCAAGCAAGGCCGACGACAAGTTCAAGGACGTGGAATGGGAGAGCGGCCCGTTCGGCAGCCCGCTGATCGCCCGGAGCAGCGCGCAGATGGAGGTCGAGATCCGCGAGCGCCTGCAGGCCAGTACCCACACGGTGTTCATCTGCCGAGTGGTGCACGCCGCGGTCGCCGACAACCATCCGATGGTCTACAGCGCGGGTAAGTTCTTCGACGGCGGCGCGCTCGCGCCGCTGGGATGACCGGCGGGCGGCTGGGGAGACGGAGGAGGGTTCGGTGAATCGCGCACAGAGCGAACCGAAGCGGGGGTCCACCCGGCCAGAGGCTGGGGGAGGGTCGATGCAGGCCAGGGTGATCGCCGAAATGCGCCGGCGGATCATCAAGGGAGACATCGTGCCCGGGGCTCCGCTCTCGGAGTTCGCCCTCGCGGAGGAGTTCGGCGTCAGCCGTACGCCGGTACGCGAAGCCCTCAAGCAGCTGCAGACCGAAGGGCTGGTGGAGATCCGGCCCCGCGTCGGGACGTTCGTCACCACCCCCTCCCGCCGCGAGATCACGGAACTCTTCGAGATGAAGGAACTCCTCGAGGGCGCGGCCGCCCGCCTCCTCGCCCGGCGCGGCCGCGTCGCGGAGATCGACATGCTCGAGCGGAACCTGCGCGAGGCCGATGCGGCGGTCGAGCGGGACGACCGGGAGCGGTACGCGGAGTTGGTCCAGGAGTTCCACGACCTGCTCATAGCCGGTGCCGACAACAGCAAGTTGGAGGCCCACTACCGGATGCTGATGAATCAGCTGGCCTACCCCCGGCTGGTCAACACGTCACTGAGCCAGCCGGGCCGCGCCACGCAGTCGGACCGTGAGCACCACCTCGTCCTGGAGCTGATCCTGGAGAAGGACGGCGACAGCGCCGAGCACGTGATGCGTGAACACGTCAGGGCAAGCCGGCGCGCGCTGCTGGCCGGGCTGCCCATCGGCGGTTCGAACGAGGGGTTCGGCAGGGCGGGTTCCTGAAACCGGGCCCACGATGGACGGGCCCGGGACAGCCTGGGCACGGGCAGGTGCGGTAGGCCGCCGTACAGATGGGCTGTCAGCCGAGGCTGAGGACGGCCCGGACCGGCACTGTTATCCGAAGCGGTCCGCGCCGCCATGGCGGGCGACGTCCTCATCGGCCCATCCATCACCGTACGACTGCTGCGCCGCCTCACCCCCCCGCGTCGGCGACACCACCGGCCGCCAAAACCGGACTGACCACGGTCAGCGCGGTTGATTTTCGAAGCGCCCGGGCGAGTACATCGCCCGGGCGAGTTCGTCGTCCGGGCGGTACTCATCGGTGCTGGGCCGCCCGGAACCGCGAAGTCGGAGATGGCCACGGAGCCCCTCCGAGCTGCGAGCGACTCCGGATTCTCCCGAAACCGTAGGGAAAGCGCCGAACGCACGTACATCCAAGCCCGCGTCGAGTGCGTCTTACAGGAAGTCCACTGCCTGCAAGGGAAGTTCACGGCTCCTGGAGGATCCTGATGCACCGACGCATCGTCAACTCGGCCATCATCGCCGCCCTTTGCGGCACCACGCTGGCCGGTACCGCCACGTCCGCCTCTGCCGCACCCCCGGCCGTCGACTGCCGCAAGGTCAAGTGCGTCGCCCTCACCTTCGACGACGGGCCCGTCGCCGACACCCAGCGGCTGCTGCGCCTCCTGAACGACCGGAGCGTCAGAGCGACCTTCTACGTAGTCGGCACGAACGTCCAGAGGAACCCGTCAACGGTGAGTGCCGCGGCACTCGCCGGCCACCAGATAGGCAACCACAGCTGGGACCACGCCAACCTGACCAAGCTCAGCGCCGCGAAGGTCAAGTCGCAGCTCTCCCGCACGGACACGGCGATCAAGCAGGTGACCGGCAAGAAGCCGACCACCTTCCGCGCCCCCTACGGCGCCCACAACGCGACCGTCCGCACGGCTGCCGGGCGACCGCTGGTGCACTGGAGCGTCGACACCCTCGACTGGAAGCACCGCGACACCGCCCGGATCATCAAGACCGTCAATACGCAGACCAAGCCCGGGGACATCGTCCTCCTGCACGACATCCACAAGACGACGGTCGACGCCGTGCCGGGCATCATCAAGGCCCTCAAAGCACGCGGCTTCCACTTCGTGACCGTCGACCAGCTCTTCGCACCGAGCAAGCTGCCCACCGGGAAGGTCACCTACCACAACCGCGCCGCCTACCGACCGTGACCAGGGCCGTAGCGAGCAGGAGGCGTTGGAGCACCTGGCCGCTCTGAGTGTTCTCCCCCGGTGGATCGATCCCCGGCGCCGCCACGGGTGAACAGGTCGGGCAGGCTGAGCAGGGCCACGATCAGCACCACCGCGTGTCGAGCACCCAGGGATGCCGGCGGTCCGGCAGCTGCCGTCGGTGCTGTCCGTGTGCGGCATGCGGCCCAGGACCGGATGCCAGGCGGCGTCGAACCCCGGGGACACGGCGGGAGCGCCGTCCCCGGGGAGGGAGGTCTGCGCGGCGGCCGCGCGGCACGGACCCATGGCCACGACCACCCAGCCGGCGAAGACCGCGAGCCCCTGCCCGGGCGAGAGTACGAGAGACCGCGGCCGCCTGCCCCCGACGGCCTCACCCCGTCGGAAACCGCCCAGGCATCACCGCCCAAGCACCACCGCCCAAGCATCAGCGCCGAGGCATCAGCGCCGAGGCATCAGCGCCGAGGACACCCGCACCCGCGCCCCGCGACTGGCGGTTCAGCGTTCCGTGCGCGCCTTCCGGCGAGCACCCAGCAGCACCCGCAGCGTGCTCACCACCGGCGGAGACGCCGAGCCGCGCAGCAAACGGGCACCACGCGTGAGCGCCGCGTCCGCGGTCAGCAGCTCGATCTCGACGACGGCGTCCAGCAACGCCCCGCTGGGGTTGGCGGTCAGCGCCGGCAGTTCCCGGGCGGCCCGCAAGGAGGCACGTGCCGCCTCGATCTGATGCTCCACCAACTCCCGTACACGCGCCGACTCGCGGCCCTCCGCGAGATCCTCCACCGTGGCGGAGAAGCGCTCCAACGTCTCCGCCGGGATGCCCAGGCGCCCTTCGGGAATGTCCTCGGCAAGGTCGTTGACGAAGTCCAGCCGCTGGCTGCCGTCGATGAACGTCCGGCATCCCGAGCGGAACTGCCCGTCGTCGCTCTCCGGTCCCAGCAACGACGCGACCAGCAGGAAAGCGGGCAGCGAGTAGGCATCCACATAGGCCTGGTAGTCGGCCTCCGTGGCGAAGCCGGCGAACTCCAACTCGGCGGTGGCGGTGGACAAGTACGCCTCCACGACCTCCCGAAGCCGCGGATACGCCTCCGCCGTATTCAGCAGCGTGCGGATCAACGGATCGTCGCTCACCCCGGCGTCCAGCGCCTTACGCACGTCCTGCTCCCACGACGCCCACGCCGAGGCCCGCCGTGCCTTCGGGCCGCTGTCCAGGAGGTTGTCGCCGTGGTGCATCACCGCCGTCGCCGCCACGACGTGGGGCAACACCGGCCGCGGCAACAACAGCCGAGCCGCGAGGTACGGAGCACGCCGGAACCGCGCCACCAGCTTCCGTTGGGTGTCGTAGTCCCTCCGCAGCTCCGGCTCGCGGATACCCGCGGCGTCCAGGCTCTGATTCCACGCGCTCATGCGCTGATCGTAGAACGCCGAGGTGCCGCCGCTGCCGCCGCACCAGGTTCGGGAGCTGCTGGGCCGGGGAGACCGCCGCCCGTGCCCTCACGGGGCGCATGCCATGGCGATCGACAGGCTGTTCTCGTAGAGGTGGTGTCGAGTGATCCGGCCACCCTCCATCGTGAGGCGCAGCGCGAACGGCCCTTCGAAGGATTTCCCCGTCGCGCGTACCGTCCCCGACAGATGCCCCGTCAGGACGGCGTCGGTGCCGTCGACGAGGAGGGTGTCGACGGAGGCACGCGCGTCCTCGGGCACGGTGTACTCCATCAACTCCGTGAACTGCGCGGCACATTCGACGCCGGTGGACCGCGGGCGGATCCACGGGACGCCGGGGTTCTCGGCGAGCAGCCAGTCGACCTCGTCGGCGAACAGCGACGAACTCGACCTGGAAGCCGCACGCCTCGCCGAACGGTTCCCGCTGATCGGACTCTCCCACGCGAGCCGGACGGCGCTGCTGGGACTCAACGCCCACGCCGGACTGCGCCGGCACCAGGCCCTGTCCGCCGAAGACGTCCGGACCTACAAACCGGACCCGGCCGTCTACCGGCTCGCCGGCACCGTCTCCGGGCGGCCGCCGGAGCGCCTGCTGATGGTCGCCGCCCACGCCTGGGACCTGCCCGGCGCACGGCGCCTCGGCCTGCGCACGGCCTACGTCGCCCGCCCCGTCGGGGACGCGCCCAGCTCCACGCACCGCTGCGACCTGCACACCGCCGACCTGACCGACCTGACCGACCGACTGACCATGCCGCAGGGCTGTCCGGCTGATCACCCCGTGGCACTCCCTCTTGCCGGAGCTCTTGTCTGAGCTCTTGCCTGCCCTTGCCTGGGCTATCGACTTTCGATAGATTCCTATCGTTGATCGGTCTGAGGAGGGTGTGATGGGGAAGCTGACGGTGCTGGCGCTGCGTGCCGTGGTCGCCGTGCTGTTCGCCGGTTCGGTGTTCGCGCAGGCGGTGATGGTGCCGTTGCTGGCCGTGGATCTGGATGATCTCGGCCGGGACGCGGCCCATGTGCGCACTCCGGTGCTCGTGATCGTGGTCCTGGGAGTGGTGACGGTCCAGGTCGTCCTGGTCTGTGTGTGGCGGCTGGTGACGATGGTCCGGCGTGACACGGTGTTCTCCCACGCCGCCTTCCGGTATGTGCACGTCGTGATCGGCGCGATGGTGGCGGCCGCGGCCCTGGTGTTCACGCTCGGCGTGGTCCTGGCGCCCGGCGAGGCCGTGCCACCGGGCGTCGTGCTTCTGCTGGGCGGGGTCACCCTGGCGGTTCTCGGGATGGCGCTCATCGTGCTCGTGCTGCGGATGCTGCTCGCCCAGGCCGTCACACGTGACATCGAGGCGACGCGGATGCGGGCCGAGCTGGCCGAGGTGATCTGATGCCGATCGCCGTCGACATAGACGTGATGCTCGCCAAGAGGAAGATGTCCGTGGGCGAACTCGCGGAACGGGTCGGGATCACGCCCGCCAACCTGGCGGTCCTCAAGAACGGCCGCGCCAAGGCGGTCCGCTTCACGACCCTCGCCGCGCTCTGCGAAGTGCTCGAATGCCAGCCGGGAGACCTGCTGCGCTGGGAGGCAGGCGACTCCGAGGACGGATGACACCCGGCGGCCCGGGCGGCCGACGGTCGAGCGTCTGACAGTGCCGCACTGGAACACAACGCGGCTGCTTGCCCGAGGAGGAGCCGATAGCGTGCGGACATGACGAATGGTGCGGAGCGGCCGCTGCTCTTCCTGGATGTCGACGGAACGCTCCTGCCCTACGGAGGAGGACGGCTCCCGTCTATCCCTGAAGGCTGGGACGGCTGGCAGGACACGTCGAATCCCCAGCTGGCGAAGATCGACCTCGCTCACGGTCCGCGTCTGCTGCGGTTGCCCTGCGACCTGGTGTGGGCCACCGCATGGATGGAGGACGCCAACGAGGTGATCGCTCCGCTGCTCGGGCTGCCGGCGCTTCCGGTGGCGGTCCTGCCGGAGGAGGACGTGACCGGCGCCCTGCACTGGAAGACCCGAGCCCTCGTCCAGGCGGCGGCCGGGCGCCCCTTCATCTGGGTCGACGACGAGATCACCGGTCCCGACCGCGCCTGGGTGTCAGCGCATCATCGGGGGCCGGCCCTCCTCCACCGCGTCGATTCCGGGACCGGCCTCACCGAAGCGGACTTCGCCGTACTCCACGACTGGCTCACCTACGACGGCCAGATCACCACACCGCCCCGCACCACCAATGGCTCGGCCCGGCCCTCCTCGTAGAACCGGGTCCAGCCCAGCCCGACGCCGCCGTCCGGACGTCGGTGAACATCGCCGGCCGACTGGTCGGAGCCCACGCCCCGGCCCCGAGGACCCGCTTACGCAGCAGGGCAGAGACGGCCGTGGCCCAACGCGGCTCTCCTCGCACGCCCTTCCTCCCGTCCTCTGTCCTCCGTCCTCACGGGTGGTGTCGGCCGCCCCTTCGGTGAAACCCGGAGCCCGACGAAGACAGGTCCGCAGCACGTCCGGGAGGCCACATGTCCCCTGTCCCCGACGCCCTGTACCGGCGGGTCCGCGAGGAGGTCGCCGACCGGGCCGAGGCGTTGTGGCAGGTCGCGTCGGCGCTGCACGCCGACCCGGAGTACGCGTTCGCCGAGCGGCGGGCGGCCGCGCTGCTGACGGGCGAACTGCGCCGGGCCGGTTTCGATGTGAGCGAGGGCGTGGCGGGGATGCCGACGGCCTTCGTGGCGCGCTCGGGTGCGGAGCGGCCCGCGGTGGCGTTGCTGCTGGAGTACGACGCCCTGCCGGGGCTGGGCCATGCCTGCGGCCACAACCTGATCGCCGCCGCAGGCCTGGGCGCCGCGCTCGCCGCCCGTACGGCGCTGGACGGGAACGCCGGATCGGTGCTGGACGGGAGCGCCGGATCGGTGCTGGACGGGAGCGCCGGATCGGTGCTGGACGGGAGCGCCGGATCGGTGCTGGCCGTGGGTACGCCGGCCGAGGAGGGGGGCGGCGGAAAGGCACTGGAGGTGGAGGCGGGCGTCTTCGACGATGTCGACGCCGCGCTCATGTTCCATCCGGGCGTGTACGACTGGGTGCGTGCCCCGCTGACGGCTCAGGAGCAGTACCGGGTCGCCTTCCACGGGCGCGCCGCCCATCCCACGGGCAACCCCACCGAGGGCATCGACGCGCTCGCGGCCCTCGTCGAGCTGTTCAACGTGCTGGCCGCACTCGGCCGCCGACTGCCGGCGGCCTCCCACATCCAGGGCATCATCACCCACGGGGGAGAGGCCACGAACATCGTCCCCGCGTACGCGGAGGGGCGGTTCGGGCTGCGCGCGGCCACCACCGAGCAACTGGACGACC
Encoded proteins:
- a CDS encoding ester cyclase, encoding MSHSDVRRGLIEKVWAAAWGQGDVDALDALLSPAYLRHGGDPHPQDLNAFKAAVVSTRAAFPDLVTTIDDIVVEGDRAAIRWHSGGTHENSFLGVPSTKRRVEVSGATFARFEGDRIVEEHVTWDPRALLSALGVIRVGQD
- a CDS encoding flavin reductase family protein, which produces MAPLASKPDLAVMKQVNRQFVTGVTVVTAMDGETPRGLAVNAFSSISLDPATVMVCVQRTSSTHDCLFRADHLAINILSTDQLDVVATFASKADDKFKDVEWESGPFGSPLIARSSAQMEVEIRERLQASTHTVFICRVVHAAVADNHPMVYSAGKFFDGGALAPLG
- a CDS encoding GntR family transcriptional regulator — encoded protein: MQARVIAEMRRRIIKGDIVPGAPLSEFALAEEFGVSRTPVREALKQLQTEGLVEIRPRVGTFVTTPSRREITELFEMKELLEGAAARLLARRGRVAEIDMLERNLREADAAVERDDRERYAELVQEFHDLLIAGADNSKLEAHYRMLMNQLAYPRLVNTSLSQPGRATQSDREHHLVLELILEKDGDSAEHVMREHVRASRRALLAGLPIGGSNEGFGRAGS
- a CDS encoding polysaccharide deacetylase family protein; the protein is MHRRIVNSAIIAALCGTTLAGTATSASAAPPAVDCRKVKCVALTFDDGPVADTQRLLRLLNDRSVRATFYVVGTNVQRNPSTVSAAALAGHQIGNHSWDHANLTKLSAAKVKSQLSRTDTAIKQVTGKKPTTFRAPYGAHNATVRTAAGRPLVHWSVDTLDWKHRDTARIIKTVNTQTKPGDIVLLHDIHKTTVDAVPGIIKALKARGFHFVTVDQLFAPSKLPTGKVTYHNRAAYRP
- a CDS encoding squalene/phytoene synthase family protein, with product MSAWNQSLDAAGIREPELRRDYDTQRKLVARFRRAPYLAARLLLPRPVLPHVVAATAVMHHGDNLLDSGPKARRASAWASWEQDVRKALDAGVSDDPLIRTLLNTAEAYPRLREVVEAYLSTATAELEFAGFATEADYQAYVDAYSLPAFLLVASLLGPESDDGQFRSGCRTFIDGSQRLDFVNDLAEDIPEGRLGIPAETLERFSATVEDLAEGRESARVRELVEHQIEAARASLRAARELPALTANPSGALLDAVVEIELLTADAALTRGARLLRGSASPPVVSTLRVLLGARRKARTER
- a CDS encoding nuclear transport factor 2 family protein produces the protein MSGNRSARRAASRSSSSLFADEVDWLLAENPGVPWIRPRSTGVECAAQFTELMEYTVPEDARASVDTLLVDGTDAVLTGHLSGTVRATGKSFEGPFALRLTMEGGRITRHHLYENSLSIAMACAP
- a CDS encoding DUF2975 domain-containing protein — protein: MGKLTVLALRAVVAVLFAGSVFAQAVMVPLLAVDLDDLGRDAAHVRTPVLVIVVLGVVTVQVVLVCVWRLVTMVRRDTVFSHAAFRYVHVVIGAMVAAAALVFTLGVVLAPGEAVPPGVVLLLGGVTLAVLGMALIVLVLRMLLAQAVTRDIEATRMRAELAEVI
- a CDS encoding helix-turn-helix domain-containing protein, coding for MPIAVDIDVMLAKRKMSVGELAERVGITPANLAVLKNGRAKAVRFTTLAALCEVLECQPGDLLRWEAGDSEDG
- a CDS encoding HAD domain-containing protein; translated protein: MTNGAERPLLFLDVDGTLLPYGGGRLPSIPEGWDGWQDTSNPQLAKIDLAHGPRLLRLPCDLVWATAWMEDANEVIAPLLGLPALPVAVLPEEDVTGALHWKTRALVQAAAGRPFIWVDDEITGPDRAWVSAHHRGPALLHRVDSGTGLTEADFAVLHDWLTYDGQITTPPRTTNGSARPSS
- a CDS encoding peptidase dimerization domain-containing protein, yielding MSPVPDALYRRVREEVADRAEALWQVASALHADPEYAFAERRAAALLTGELRRAGFDVSEGVAGMPTAFVARSGAERPAVALLLEYDALPGLGHACGHNLIAAAGLGAALAARTALDGNAGSVLDGSAGSVLDGSAGSVLDGSAGSVLAVGTPAEEGGGGKALEVEAGVFDDVDAALMFHPGVYDWVRAPLTAQEQYRVAFHGRAAHPTGNPTEGIDALAALVELFNVLAALGRRLPAASHIQGIITHGGEATNIVPAYAEGRFGLRAATTEQLDDLAGRLATCAAGVAQATGTTVNVERATIRYEHFRDSGTLSERFAAHLERAGIRPTPPAHGVYLGSSDIGNVSARVPAIHPFVAIMDEDGSDHTPEFAAAAVSARARRVLPVVTEALACTAIDVLRDADLRERAWNAHDRSTTGR